In Streptomyces sp. NBC_01439, the following are encoded in one genomic region:
- a CDS encoding TetR/AcrR family transcriptional regulator, whose product MPKQQRGEATVEQVLDAALRLYATSGEAGLTLGAITSASGVSSGSIYHHFGSLDGVVAALALGALERLLKELGAALLHAADARSGIRAVVLAYLDFVQVHPDAARLIHSVTADRLGMAHAREIRDTQEARLTPIGLWIHAHQESGELAELPAPLIESLAMGPVVAVVRRWLTVGDVDLEEAARELPDHIWRSVSN is encoded by the coding sequence ATGCCGAAGCAACAACGCGGCGAAGCCACCGTCGAACAGGTCCTGGACGCGGCACTCCGCCTCTACGCCACGTCCGGGGAGGCCGGTCTCACCCTCGGAGCCATCACCAGCGCCAGCGGGGTCAGTTCCGGAAGCATCTACCACCACTTCGGCAGCCTGGACGGGGTGGTCGCCGCACTCGCGCTGGGAGCCCTGGAGCGGCTCCTGAAGGAACTGGGGGCAGCGCTGCTCCACGCGGCCGACGCCCGCTCCGGCATCCGAGCCGTCGTCCTGGCCTACCTGGACTTCGTACAGGTCCATCCCGACGCGGCCCGCCTGATCCACTCCGTCACCGCGGACCGCCTGGGCATGGCCCACGCGCGCGAGATCCGCGATACCCAAGAGGCCCGACTGACACCGATCGGACTCTGGATCCACGCGCACCAGGAATCGGGCGAACTCGCCGAACTCCCCGCCCCCTTGATCGAGTCCCTCGCCATGGGCCCGGTCGTCGCCGTCGTCCGGCGCTGGCTCACCGTGGGAGACGTCGATCTGGAGGAGGCCGCGCGCGAACTGCCCGACCACATCTGGCGGTCGGTCAGCAACTGA
- a CDS encoding tetratricopeptide repeat protein, whose product MNAPTTYFEHGTAAERWARAQLFFDAKEYATAARILETLAIEAPEQLAPRLLLARAYYHSAQLSRAERELRAVLERWPVEDYAQLMLGRTLERLGRATEARPYLRMAAAMAGEFPE is encoded by the coding sequence ATGAACGCGCCGACGACGTACTTCGAGCACGGGACGGCAGCCGAGCGCTGGGCGCGTGCCCAGCTCTTCTTCGACGCGAAGGAGTACGCGACGGCCGCCCGCATCCTGGAGACGCTGGCGATCGAGGCCCCCGAGCAGCTGGCGCCCCGGCTGCTGCTGGCCCGCGCCTACTACCACTCCGCCCAGCTCTCCCGCGCCGAGCGCGAGCTCCGCGCCGTCCTGGAGCGCTGGCCGGTGGAGGACTACGCACAGCTGATGCTCGGTCGCACCCTGGAGCGTCTGGGCCGGGCCACCGAGGCCCGTCCGTACTTGCGGATGGCGGCGGCCATGGCCGGCGAGTTCCCCGAGTAG
- a CDS encoding pirin family protein, with amino-acid sequence MSNLDRQPALSACGGRGFVVAEPVRELLSPRTVKLGESTEVRRLLPNLGRRMVGAWCFVDHYGPDDIADEPGMQVAPHPHSGLQTVSWLHEGEVLHRDSVGSLETIRPRELGLMTSGRGISHSEESPRPHARFLHGAQLWVALPDAHRNVEPHFQHHADLPRVTAPGLTATVILGTLDTATSPGTAYTPIVGADLALAAGTETRLPLDPDFEYAVLSMSGEAHVDGVPVLPGSMLYLGCGRTELSLRATSDAGLMLLGGEPFEEEIVMFWNWIGRSHDDIAQAREDWMNGSRFGEVKGYDGPPIPAPELPPTHLKARGRVR; translated from the coding sequence ATGAGCAATCTCGATCGCCAGCCCGCTCTCTCTGCCTGCGGCGGCCGCGGCTTCGTCGTGGCCGAACCGGTGCGCGAGCTCCTCAGCCCGCGCACGGTCAAGCTCGGAGAGTCCACCGAGGTCCGCCGGCTCCTGCCCAACCTGGGCCGCCGCATGGTGGGCGCCTGGTGCTTCGTGGACCACTACGGCCCGGACGACATCGCCGACGAGCCCGGCATGCAGGTCGCGCCACACCCGCACTCCGGGCTCCAGACGGTGAGCTGGCTGCACGAGGGCGAGGTGCTGCACCGCGACAGCGTCGGCAGCCTGGAGACGATCCGGCCCCGGGAGCTGGGCCTGATGACCTCCGGCCGCGGCATCAGCCACTCGGAGGAGAGCCCGCGCCCGCACGCCCGCTTCCTGCACGGCGCCCAGCTCTGGGTGGCCCTGCCGGACGCCCACCGCAACGTGGAACCGCACTTCCAGCACCACGCCGACCTCCCGCGCGTGACGGCCCCGGGGCTGACGGCGACGGTCATCCTGGGCACCCTGGACACGGCCACCTCGCCGGGCACGGCGTACACCCCGATCGTGGGCGCGGACCTCGCCCTCGCGGCGGGCACGGAAACCCGTCTCCCCCTCGACCCGGACTTCGAGTACGCGGTCCTGTCGATGTCGGGCGAGGCCCACGTCGACGGCGTCCCGGTCCTCCCGGGCTCGATGCTCTACCTCGGCTGCGGCCGCACCGAACTCTCCCTGCGGGCAACCTCGGACGCGGGCCTGATGCTCCTGGGCGGCGAGCCGTTCGAGGAGGAGATCGTGATGTTCTGGAACTGGATCGGACGGTCACACGATGATATCGCGCAGGCCCGCGAAGACTGGATGAACGGGTCCCGATTCGGCGAGGTGAAGGGCTACGATGGCCCTCCGATTCCGGCTCCTGAACTCCCGCCGACGCACCTGAAAGCCAGGGGAAGAGTCCGCTGA
- a CDS encoding DUF6114 domain-containing protein, whose translation MLLNLLRRWRKWRRSRPFWGGLFAILAGSWICVLPLAPLKIMLQQGVAGIPSVLMGIVMIVLGLTAWFSPAQRSLAGVLTTLIATAALVLSNLGGFLIGTLLGILGGGLMFAWQPYAARRAGKAESAVAASPPPTPHHDPQGAQP comes from the coding sequence ATGCTTCTGAACCTGTTGCGGCGCTGGCGGAAGTGGCGGCGCAGCAGGCCCTTCTGGGGCGGTCTGTTCGCGATCCTGGCCGGGTCGTGGATCTGCGTCCTGCCGCTGGCACCGTTGAAGATCATGCTCCAGCAGGGGGTGGCGGGTATCCCGTCCGTCCTGATGGGCATCGTGATGATCGTGCTCGGGCTCACCGCCTGGTTCTCTCCCGCTCAGCGCTCCCTCGCGGGTGTCCTCACCACCCTGATCGCCACCGCCGCACTGGTCCTGTCGAATCTCGGCGGGTTCCTGATCGGCACCCTGCTCGGCATCCTCGGCGGCGGCCTGATGTTCGCCTGGCAGCCGTACGCCGCCCGGCGTGCCGGGAAAGCGGAGTCCGCCGTGGCCGCGTCCCCTCCCCCCACCCCGCACCACGATCCCCAAGGAGCACAGCCATGA
- a CDS encoding MerR family transcriptional regulator, producing the protein MSSQVEDGSDSGNGSGSGGSGRYRREDVARAAGVKVRNLRYYQERGLLPPPRREGRIAWYSDDHLTRLRLISDLLGRGYTVNGIAELLHAWEQGGGLSQLLGLEREMTRDWVQEEPVTMTRAELRELFGPKATAADTRRAAELGYVTVDGDLVTYPSRRLLEATLALVRQGVPLAEVLDAGEFVQAQAAAVADRFVGLFRRYVIDAAGVDGSTAPDGPTGSDGPAGSADPAGPAGSAGSAGSAGSAGPASSDGPDGPDASEGLERLSATQLRHITAAVTALRPVAGEVVATEFARAMARRVDAEVAELLRTEK; encoded by the coding sequence GTGAGCAGCCAGGTGGAGGACGGAAGCGACAGCGGGAACGGGAGCGGAAGCGGCGGCAGCGGGCGCTACCGCCGCGAGGACGTGGCCCGGGCGGCCGGCGTCAAGGTGCGCAACCTGCGCTACTACCAGGAGCGCGGGTTGCTGCCGCCGCCGCGCCGGGAGGGCCGGATCGCCTGGTACTCCGACGATCACCTGACCCGGCTGCGGCTGATCAGCGATCTGCTGGGGCGCGGCTACACGGTCAACGGCATCGCGGAGCTCCTGCACGCCTGGGAGCAGGGTGGAGGTCTGTCCCAACTGCTGGGCCTGGAACGGGAGATGACCCGGGACTGGGTACAGGAGGAGCCGGTGACCATGACCCGGGCCGAGTTGCGGGAGCTGTTCGGTCCGAAGGCGACCGCCGCGGACACCCGGCGGGCGGCGGAGCTCGGCTACGTGACGGTCGACGGCGACCTGGTCACGTACCCGAGCCGGCGGCTGCTGGAGGCGACACTGGCGCTGGTACGGCAGGGGGTGCCGCTCGCGGAGGTCCTGGATGCCGGGGAGTTCGTACAGGCGCAGGCGGCGGCGGTCGCGGACCGGTTCGTGGGGCTCTTCCGGCGGTACGTGATCGACGCCGCGGGCGTGGACGGCTCGACGGCCCCGGATGGTCCGACGGGCTCGGATGGTCCGGCGGGCTCGGCGGACCCGGCCGGCCCGGCGGGCTCTGCGGGCTCGGCGGGCTCGGCGGGCTCGGCCGGCCCGGCGAGCTCGGACGGCCCGGACGGCCCGGATGCTTCGGAGGGGCTGGAGCGGCTTTCGGCCACGCAGCTGCGGCACATCACGGCGGCGGTGACGGCGCTGAGGCCGGTGGCCGGTGAGGTGGTGGCCACGGAGTTCGCACGGGCGATGGCCCGGCGGGTGGACGCGGAGGTCGCCGAACTGCTGCGTACGGAGAAGTAG
- a CDS encoding dihydrolipoyl dehydrogenase family protein produces the protein MSEAVEYDVVVLGGGPAGENIVDRTRAAGLSTALVESELVGGECSYWACVPSKALLRPALARADARRVPGLAGAVQGPLDTAAVLAHRNYWTGDWKDQGQIDWIDSIGAHVYRGHGRLYGVRKVAVTSPEGEHHILSARHAVVVATGTRAVVPDLPGIAGARPWTSREATSAQEAPGRLLIVGGSVVAVEMATAWQALGSQVTVLARGDGLLPRMEPFAGELVADALREAGAVVRTGVSVEAVVRDGSTGPVSVVLEGGETLEGDELLMATGRAPRTDDIGLDTVGLPAGRWIDVDDTCRVPGHDWLYAVGDVNHRVLLTHQGKYQARITGAVIAARAAGTPLDTAPWGAHTPTADTRAIPQAVFTDPEAAAVGLTLAEAERAGHRVRAVDYDMSKVSGAGLYADGYKGRARMVVDLDREVLLGVTFVGPGAAELIHAATIAVAGEVPIQRLWHAVPSFPTISEVWLRLLETYRG, from the coding sequence GTGTCGGAAGCGGTGGAGTACGACGTGGTGGTCCTCGGCGGGGGACCGGCCGGTGAGAACATCGTCGACCGGACCCGTGCCGCCGGGCTGAGTACGGCGCTCGTCGAGAGCGAACTGGTGGGCGGCGAGTGCTCGTACTGGGCCTGCGTCCCGAGCAAGGCGCTGCTGCGCCCGGCGCTGGCCCGGGCCGACGCCCGCCGGGTGCCGGGCCTGGCCGGTGCCGTCCAGGGGCCCCTGGACACGGCGGCGGTGCTCGCGCACCGCAACTACTGGACCGGAGACTGGAAGGACCAGGGCCAGATCGACTGGATCGACTCGATCGGCGCCCATGTGTACCGGGGCCACGGCCGGCTCTACGGGGTCCGCAAGGTCGCCGTCACCAGCCCCGAGGGCGAGCACCACATCCTGTCGGCCCGGCACGCGGTCGTCGTCGCCACCGGTACCCGGGCCGTGGTCCCGGACCTCCCGGGGATCGCCGGGGCCCGCCCCTGGACCAGTCGTGAGGCGACCTCCGCACAGGAGGCCCCCGGCCGGCTGCTGATCGTGGGCGGCTCGGTGGTGGCCGTCGAGATGGCCACCGCCTGGCAGGCCCTCGGCTCGCAGGTCACCGTCCTCGCGCGCGGCGACGGGCTGCTGCCGCGGATGGAGCCCTTCGCGGGGGAACTGGTCGCCGACGCGCTGCGCGAGGCCGGAGCGGTGGTCCGTACGGGGGTGTCCGTCGAGGCGGTGGTGCGGGACGGCTCGACCGGACCCGTCAGCGTGGTCCTGGAAGGCGGCGAGACGCTGGAGGGCGACGAGTTGCTGATGGCGACGGGCCGCGCGCCGCGGACCGACGACATCGGGCTGGACACCGTCGGCCTGCCCGCCGGTCGGTGGATCGACGTGGACGACACCTGCCGGGTGCCCGGACACGACTGGCTGTACGCCGTCGGAGACGTCAACCACCGTGTGCTCCTCACCCACCAGGGCAAGTACCAGGCGCGGATCACGGGCGCCGTGATCGCCGCCCGCGCGGCCGGTACCCCACTGGACACCGCGCCCTGGGGTGCGCACACGCCGACCGCCGACACCCGCGCCATCCCGCAGGCGGTCTTCACCGATCCGGAGGCCGCCGCCGTGGGCCTGACCCTGGCCGAGGCCGAACGGGCCGGGCACCGGGTGCGCGCGGTCGACTACGACATGTCCAAGGTCTCCGGTGCAGGTCTGTACGCCGACGGCTACAAGGGCCGGGCCCGCATGGTCGTCGACCTCGACCGCGAGGTCCTCCTCGGGGTGACCTTCGTCGGCCCCGGCGCCGCGGAGTTGATCCACGCGGCCACCATCGCGGTCGCGGGGGAGGTCCCGATCCAGCGCCTGTGGCATGCGGTCCCGTCGTTCCCGACCATCAGCGAGGTCTGGCTGCGACTGCTGGAGACCTACCGGGGGTGA
- a CDS encoding DUF6230 family protein produces MTGSPHLSDLSDDDSGRVRWRRFAVLTIPAVAVTAGLGIALAQGVLAASFAVSGQQFKVSAQSLEGEGFAQYGSVDVNARQELIPVAVTAIREAKLHSLCQSVVTTLPVVGDISLNLTAGRKAPVEASNLFVDATQLAGDAVFTNIEIGRDASTLDKGPAEAQGMQDLFAQQADTVSITDLQQTAWATNAGTFKLSGLSMDVSKGKKECF; encoded by the coding sequence ATGACCGGTTCCCCGCATTTATCCGACCTCTCCGACGATGACTCCGGGCGTGTCCGCTGGCGCCGGTTCGCCGTCCTGACCATCCCCGCCGTGGCCGTGACCGCCGGCCTCGGCATCGCCCTCGCGCAAGGCGTTCTGGCCGCCTCGTTCGCCGTGTCGGGGCAGCAGTTCAAGGTGTCGGCGCAAAGCCTGGAGGGCGAGGGGTTCGCCCAGTACGGCAGCGTGGACGTCAACGCCCGCCAGGAGCTCATCCCGGTGGCCGTCACCGCCATCAGGGAGGCCAAGCTCCACAGCCTCTGCCAGTCCGTGGTCACCACGCTCCCGGTGGTCGGGGACATCTCGCTCAACCTCACCGCGGGACGCAAGGCCCCGGTCGAGGCGAGCAACCTGTTCGTCGACGCGACCCAACTCGCCGGCGACGCCGTCTTCACCAACATCGAGATCGGGCGCGACGCCTCCACCCTCGACAAGGGTCCGGCCGAGGCCCAGGGAATGCAGGACCTCTTCGCCCAGCAGGCCGACACCGTCAGCATCACCGATCTCCAGCAGACCGCGTGGGCGACGAACGCCGGCACCTTCAAACTCTCCGGGCTCAGCATGGACGTCAGCAAGGGCAAGAAGGAATGCTTCTGA
- a CDS encoding methyltransferase, with protein MNHLTTPFGSYELTRFPEDPRDRLRAWDAADEYLLRHLDSGTGERGPVDLAAAGRIVVLGDRWGTLTTALAAYRPTQITDSALTRAATAANLDRAGIGTSKSTVTLLTTQDPPPERIDVLLVRVPKSLALLEDQLYRLAPHVHAGTVVVGTGMVKEIHTSTLRLFEKILGPTRTSLAEKKARLIFCTPGTPGATRPTSAGPWPLTYTVDEDAGSASGLSVVNHAGIFCADRLDIGTRFFLQNLPTNTDGARVVDLGCGNGVVGTAVQVHDPDAEVVFTDESYQAVASARATYRANIREGRRTAEFHVGDGVAMLSPGSVDLVLSNPPFHSHQATTDATALRMFAQSRKVLRPGGELWIVANRHMGYHTHLRRLFGNSEVVASEPKFVVLRAVKQDRPRPM; from the coding sequence ATGAACCACCTCACCACACCCTTCGGCTCCTACGAGCTCACCCGCTTCCCCGAGGACCCGCGCGACCGGCTCCGCGCCTGGGACGCGGCCGACGAGTACCTGTTGCGCCACCTCGACTCCGGTACCGGGGAACGCGGGCCGGTGGACCTGGCCGCCGCCGGCCGGATCGTCGTGCTCGGGGACCGCTGGGGGACGCTGACGACGGCGCTCGCCGCGTACCGCCCGACGCAGATCACCGACTCCGCCCTCACCCGCGCGGCCACCGCCGCGAACCTGGACCGGGCCGGTATCGGAACGTCCAAGTCGACGGTGACCCTGCTGACGACCCAGGACCCGCCGCCCGAGCGGATCGACGTCCTGCTGGTGCGCGTGCCCAAGAGCCTGGCGCTGCTGGAGGACCAGCTGTACCGGCTGGCCCCGCACGTGCACGCGGGCACCGTCGTCGTCGGCACCGGCATGGTCAAGGAGATCCACACCTCCACGCTGCGCCTCTTCGAGAAGATCCTCGGCCCGACGAGGACCTCGCTCGCGGAGAAGAAGGCACGGCTGATCTTCTGCACGCCGGGTACCCCGGGGGCGACCCGCCCCACGTCTGCCGGGCCCTGGCCGCTCACCTACACGGTGGACGAGGACGCCGGGTCGGCCTCCGGCCTGTCCGTCGTCAACCACGCCGGGATCTTCTGCGCCGACCGGCTCGACATCGGCACCCGCTTCTTCCTGCAGAACCTGCCGACCAACACCGATGGCGCCCGGGTCGTGGACCTGGGCTGCGGGAACGGCGTCGTCGGCACGGCCGTCCAGGTCCACGACCCGGACGCCGAGGTCGTGTTCACCGACGAGTCCTACCAGGCGGTCGCCTCGGCGCGGGCGACCTACCGGGCGAACATCCGCGAGGGCCGGCGCACCGCCGAGTTCCACGTCGGCGACGGGGTCGCGATGCTCTCCCCCGGCTCGGTGGACCTGGTGCTGAGCAACCCGCCGTTCCACTCCCACCAGGCCACGACGGACGCGACGGCACTGCGGATGTTCGCGCAGTCGCGCAAGGTGCTGCGGCCGGGCGGCGAGTTGTGGATCGTCGCCAACCGGCACATGGGCTACCACACCCATCTGCGGCGGCTGTTCGGCAACAGCGAAGTCGTCGCGAGCGAACCGAAGTTCGTCGTCCTGCGGGCGGTCAAGCAGGATCGTCCGCGGCCCATGTGA
- a CDS encoding CU044_2847 family protein, protein MYHVELPIGGTGGPQDVVRVEVVETGEDGLVRVARPGQVMARASRSLGEMVTGIRPVAQSFVDGFRGMAQAPDELNLEFGLSISAEADVVISSTAAEANFKISLTWTRTPSDGPAAGPESGPATGPAAAPAAGSVPAEPAP, encoded by the coding sequence ATGTATCACGTGGAGTTACCGATCGGTGGGACGGGCGGGCCGCAGGACGTGGTCCGGGTCGAGGTCGTGGAGACCGGCGAAGACGGCCTGGTCCGAGTGGCCCGACCGGGGCAGGTGATGGCGCGCGCCTCACGGTCGCTCGGGGAAATGGTGACCGGGATCCGACCGGTCGCGCAGAGCTTCGTCGACGGCTTCCGCGGCATGGCGCAGGCGCCCGACGAACTCAACCTGGAGTTCGGGCTGTCGATCTCCGCCGAGGCCGACGTCGTGATCTCGAGTACGGCGGCCGAGGCCAACTTCAAGATATCGCTCACCTGGACCCGTACCCCGTCCGACGGCCCGGCCGCGGGCCCCGAGTCCGGCCCGGCGACCGGCCCGGCCGCGGCCCCAGCTGCCGGCTCCGTCCCGGCGGAGCCGGCGCCGTGA
- a CDS encoding DUF2087 domain-containing protein: MSQNTEPRPSQSTAAPCPPRGDVHDLFAGGRLTVIPRRAARREQLLTHLAQTLFAPDREYTEPEVNDALRTVHEDCSALRRYLVETGRLTRTRDGRTYRRAATTR, translated from the coding sequence ATGTCCCAGAACACCGAGCCTCGGCCGTCGCAGTCCACCGCCGCCCCGTGCCCGCCACGAGGAGACGTACACGACCTCTTCGCCGGCGGGCGCCTCACCGTGATCCCGCGCAGGGCCGCCCGGCGAGAGCAGTTGCTCACCCACCTCGCGCAGACCCTCTTCGCGCCGGACCGGGAGTACACGGAGCCCGAGGTGAACGACGCGCTGCGCACCGTGCACGAGGACTGCTCGGCGCTGCGGCGCTATCTGGTCGAAACGGGCCGGCTCACTCGGACCCGTGACGGACGTACCTATCGGCGGGCGGCGACCACCCGGTAG
- a CDS encoding metallophosphoesterase: protein MIVIAHLSDVHLDGDRRAADRTRAVMEYLDALPHDLDAVLVSGDIADHAEDAEYEEAAKLLHSRHPLVVCPGNHDERAAFRRGLLGERSPRMSPEGAPGESSGKSSGESRSTQPVDQVLRGEGFVLAVCDSSVPGEHHGFLEESTLAWLDGVLTDTPPEIPVLVAFHHPPVPLHTPYVDEIRQFGEERLAALVERHPHLTAFLCGHAHTAAATTFAGRPVLVAPGVVSTLRLPWEAPTGSSEHVHLDEPPAVAFHVLGDDGRLTTHYRVVAARR from the coding sequence GTGATCGTGATCGCCCACCTCAGCGACGTCCATCTCGACGGTGACCGGCGCGCGGCCGACCGCACCCGCGCCGTCATGGAGTATCTCGACGCGCTTCCGCACGACTTGGACGCCGTACTCGTCAGCGGGGACATAGCCGACCACGCCGAGGACGCCGAGTACGAGGAAGCCGCGAAGTTGCTGCACTCGCGACACCCCCTGGTGGTCTGCCCCGGCAACCACGACGAGCGGGCCGCCTTCCGTCGCGGCCTGCTGGGGGAGCGGTCCCCCCGGATGTCTCCCGAGGGGGCCCCCGGGGAGTCCTCCGGGAAGTCCTCCGGGGAGTCCCGCTCCACCCAGCCCGTTGACCAGGTGCTGCGCGGTGAGGGCTTCGTCCTCGCCGTGTGCGACTCGTCCGTTCCCGGCGAGCACCACGGCTTCCTGGAGGAGTCCACCCTGGCTTGGCTGGACGGCGTACTGACCGACACCCCGCCGGAGATCCCGGTCCTGGTCGCCTTCCACCACCCGCCGGTGCCGTTGCACACCCCGTACGTGGACGAGATCCGCCAGTTCGGGGAGGAGCGGCTCGCCGCCCTCGTCGAGCGCCACCCGCACCTGACCGCTTTCCTGTGCGGGCACGCGCACACCGCCGCGGCCACCACCTTCGCGGGCCGGCCGGTGCTGGTCGCGCCCGGGGTGGTCTCCACGCTCCGGTTGCCGTGGGAGGCGCCGACCGGGTCCTCCGAGCACGTGCACCTCGACGAGCCGCCGGCCGTCGCCTTCCACGTGCTCGGTGACGACGGCCGGCTGACGACCCACTACCGGGTGGTCGCCGCCCGCCGATAG
- a CDS encoding nSTAND1 domain-containing NTPase: MIAVAESGRPPVSYLIPTAGILRAWPELRPLAIPPSPFRSLTAFREADAPHFYGRRAESDELDLALAGEQRVAIVGASGSGKSSLALAGVLPRLRRSGAEAVVVRPTHGSSPLAVLAAALLPLLEPGLSETGRLARISELTEVLRRGGLADVVARVLDLSSSRRLLVVVDQFEELLALAPEDVDELADVLFDDALPQPVRVLTTLRADFLEMALAHPRLGAVIGRRVHALGPLGPERLREVVTAPVDAVPAVRYETGLVDRMT; the protein is encoded by the coding sequence ATGATCGCCGTCGCCGAGTCCGGCCGACCCCCGGTCAGCTACCTGATCCCGACGGCCGGCATCCTGCGGGCCTGGCCCGAGCTGCGCCCACTGGCCATCCCGCCGTCCCCGTTCCGCAGCCTCACAGCGTTCCGTGAGGCCGACGCCCCGCACTTCTACGGCCGGCGGGCCGAAAGCGACGAGCTGGACCTCGCGCTGGCCGGCGAGCAACGGGTGGCCATCGTGGGCGCCTCCGGATCCGGCAAGTCCTCCCTGGCCCTGGCCGGGGTCCTCCCCCGGCTGCGCCGCTCGGGGGCGGAAGCGGTCGTCGTACGCCCGACCCACGGCAGCAGTCCCCTGGCCGTCCTCGCCGCCGCGCTGCTGCCGCTGCTGGAGCCCGGACTGTCCGAGACGGGGCGCCTCGCCCGGATCTCCGAGCTGACCGAAGTGCTGCGCCGGGGCGGCCTCGCGGACGTCGTGGCCCGGGTGCTCGACCTGTCCAGCAGCCGTCGACTGCTCGTCGTGGTCGACCAGTTCGAGGAACTCCTCGCCCTCGCCCCGGAAGACGTCGACGAACTGGCCGACGTCCTGTTCGACGACGCCCTGCCGCAGCCGGTCCGGGTGCTCACGACCCTGCGGGCCGACTTCCTGGAGATGGCGCTGGCGCATCCCCGGCTCGGGGCCGTCATCGGCCGGCGCGTCCACGCCCTCGGCCCACTGGGCCCCGAGCGGCTGCGCGAGGTCGTGACCGCTCCCGTGGACGCCGTACCGGCGGTGCGCTACGAAACCGGCCTCGTGGACCGCATGACGTAG